One genomic segment of Bacteroidales bacterium includes these proteins:
- a CDS encoding FecR family protein, protein MSQKEYQTISNFITGTLSENERKAVSNQIKSHSLKNYSGKIKTKERHIFNADKAWFEFKKDVETPKTPIQKRKSLYKTRNIAASVIILAVTTIFGYFLINNFTDNQFTEISSGNEIKEIVLPDGSVLTLNKNSEIRFPEEFSKINRSVEFSGEAFFEIKRNPKIPFVIRSNNTEITVLGTSFNVLTSKKTDITVTVKTGKIKLSNNNKENIILKPEEVGKIENNILSKSVNKNKNYLSWKTKCFNYNGEKLNKVIEDFNKAYNAEIVIEDPKIGKLPIVSNPRNKALTVALEIICSAHNLKYKQEKNKIIIYKD, encoded by the coding sequence ATGTCACAAAAAGAATATCAAACCATATCAAATTTTATTACCGGAACTCTTTCCGAAAATGAAAGAAAAGCCGTTTCAAACCAAATAAAAAGCCACTCGCTAAAAAACTATTCCGGCAAAATAAAAACAAAAGAACGTCACATATTCAATGCAGACAAAGCTTGGTTTGAATTTAAAAAAGATGTTGAAACCCCGAAAACACCTATTCAGAAAAGAAAATCTCTGTATAAAACAAGAAATATTGCGGCATCTGTCATAATATTAGCGGTAACAACAATTTTCGGATATTTTTTAATAAACAATTTTACCGACAACCAATTTACAGAAATAAGTTCGGGAAATGAAATTAAAGAAATCGTTTTACCTGACGGTTCTGTTTTAACCCTTAATAAAAACTCCGAAATTAGGTTTCCTGAAGAATTTTCGAAAATTAACAGATCGGTCGAATTCTCCGGAGAAGCTTTTTTTGAAATTAAAAGAAATCCAAAAATTCCCTTTGTTATTAGATCAAACAATACCGAAATTACCGTTTTGGGAACATCTTTTAATGTTTTAACAAGTAAAAAAACAGATATTACGGTTACAGTCAAAACCGGAAAAATAAAACTCTCAAATAATAACAAAGAAAACATCATTTTAAAGCCCGAAGAAGTCGGAAAAATTGAAAATAACATTCTTTCCAAATCTGTAAATAAAAACAAAAATTATTTATCTTGGAAAACAAAATGTTTTAATTACAACGGAGAAAAACTAAATAAAGTAATTGAAGACTTTAATAAAGCATATAATGCCGAAATTGTTATTGAAGATCCAAAAATCGGCAAGTTACCAATTGTTTCAAATCCCCGAAACAAAGCATTAACTGTTGCATTAGAGATTATTTGTTCTGCACATAATTTAAAATACAAACAAGAAAAGAATAAAATTATTATTTATAAAGATTGA
- a CDS encoding carboxypeptidase-like regulatory domain-containing protein: MKNLMPTKQLSIITIMLLIFNLNYAGSVVSGQNRLNSNSFLTIEGKVIDKKTKKPMVFVTVSAVGTNIGTVTNTEGKFTINIDNSLNIKQLSFKYIGYKNKYVNVETISENNVVIKMQPFAVPIEEVIVRPNNPKELIAEILKKIPENYNNNPNKMIAFYRETIKKKKKYVSISEAVVEVYKAEYDKPLSSDLVKLYKGRKSSNVKSQDTIIMKLRGGPKTALLLDVAKNPDIIFYKDNMGSYKFEINEITTINDKQNYVIAFTQVKNPEYPLFNGKLYVNVKTLAITAAEFELNLENKEAASRLFVRKKPLFMSIVPVTTKYFVKYKEDSGKYYFAHARGEVTFKCNWKAKVFNSKYTVMTEIAITDKTDKNVVKFTRAEQLKAGIVFEEKVRPFGDEDFWGKYNTIKPEESIENTIKKYGVILKIQNN; encoded by the coding sequence ATGAAAAATCTAATGCCTACAAAACAGTTAAGCATAATAACGATAATGCTTTTAATTTTCAATTTAAATTACGCCGGCTCTGTCGTTTCAGGGCAAAATCGGTTAAACTCAAATTCATTTTTAACAATTGAAGGAAAAGTAATTGATAAAAAAACAAAAAAACCTATGGTTTTCGTAACAGTATCGGCTGTAGGAACAAATATAGGAACAGTAACAAATACCGAAGGGAAGTTTACTATAAACATAGACAATAGCCTGAATATAAAACAATTGAGCTTTAAATATATCGGATATAAAAATAAGTATGTGAACGTCGAAACTATATCCGAAAACAATGTTGTTATAAAAATGCAGCCTTTTGCCGTGCCCATTGAAGAGGTAATAGTAAGACCCAATAACCCGAAAGAATTAATTGCTGAAATTCTTAAAAAAATCCCGGAAAACTACAACAATAACCCAAATAAAATGATTGCTTTTTACCGAGAAACAATCAAGAAAAAAAAGAAATATGTTTCAATTTCAGAGGCTGTTGTTGAAGTTTATAAAGCCGAATACGACAAACCCCTGTCAAGCGATTTAGTTAAACTGTATAAAGGTCGAAAAAGCTCTAATGTTAAATCGCAAGACACAATTATTATGAAACTTAGAGGCGGCCCAAAAACAGCATTATTGTTAGATGTCGCAAAAAATCCGGATATTATTTTTTATAAAGATAATATGGGTAGCTATAAGTTTGAAATTAATGAAATTACAACAATAAATGATAAACAAAATTATGTGATAGCCTTTACTCAGGTTAAAAACCCGGAATATCCGCTTTTTAACGGAAAATTATATGTTAACGTAAAAACTTTAGCAATAACTGCTGCTGAATTTGAGTTAAACCTTGAAAACAAAGAAGCAGCAAGCAGATTATTCGTAAGAAAAAAACCTTTGTTTATGTCAATCGTTCCTGTCACAACAAAATACTTTGTAAAATATAAAGAGGATAGCGGGAAATACTATTTTGCTCACGCAAGAGGAGAAGTAACATTTAAATGCAATTGGAAAGCAAAAGTTTTTAATTCAAAATATACCGTTATGACAGAAATTGCAATAACAGATAAAACAGATAAAAATGTTGTTAAATTCACCAGAGCCGAGCAATTAAAAGCCGGAATTGTTTTTGAAGAAAAAGTAAGACCTTTCGGAGATGAAGATTTTTGGGGGAAATACAACACAATAAAACCAGAGGAATCAATAGAAAATACAATAAAAAAATACGGCGTTATCTTAAAAATTCAAAATAATTAA
- a CDS encoding RNA polymerase sigma-70 factor translates to MEVENFKNINIETFEIIFKKYYSELCRFALKYTNRNEDAEEVVQDVFYKIWEKRFSVKVKVSVKSYLYISVRNKCLQNINHKKIIRVYEKHIEMQNNTETTNPHETLVFEESIDIFNEALNTLPDKCIEIFKLSRFKGLRYKEIAKEMSVSVKTVEANISKALKTFRIYFPEYALNK, encoded by the coding sequence TTGGAAGTTGAAAATTTTAAAAATATTAATATTGAAACCTTTGAAATTATATTCAAGAAATATTATTCTGAATTATGCCGTTTTGCCCTAAAATATACCAACAGAAATGAAGATGCCGAAGAGGTAGTACAAGATGTTTTTTATAAAATCTGGGAAAAGCGATTTTCTGTAAAAGTGAAAGTTTCTGTTAAATCATATTTGTATATTTCGGTAAGAAACAAATGTTTGCAAAATATAAATCACAAAAAAATTATTCGTGTCTATGAAAAACACATTGAAATGCAAAATAATACAGAAACAACTAACCCGCATGAAACTTTAGTTTTTGAAGAAAGCATCGATATTTTTAACGAAGCTCTCAACACTTTACCCGACAAGTGTATAGAAATTTTTAAATTAAGCAGATTTAAAGGCTTACGGTATAAAGAGATTGCAAAAGAAATGTCTGTTTCCGTAAAAACGGTTGAAGCAAATATAAGCAAAGCACTAAAAACATTCAGAATTTATTTTCCCGAATACGCACTAAACAAATAA
- a CDS encoding carboxypeptidase-like regulatory domain-containing protein: MKKLALIILMCFSGISFIYSQTSLSNKFVTIKAKNKSIKFVLKQISSQTGYFFTYSPDVIPENKIITYSAKNASIKSTLDMILADSSLTYKIIEDHIIICKKQQSNFFKKSEGSSKNQIYISGKITDKRTGALVPYSSIGILNTGIGTVSNQNGVFTFKIDKSLKDSTLFISHIGYKTQFITVSGIKKTKYNIQLIEDFISVQEVIIRTGDPVKILKQALKNKQKNYLQKQSILTAFYREGVIRKNRVLNFSEAVIKIYKTPYKASFNSDKISIEKSRKIINAEQTDTLNVKLKNGLYSGLELDIIKNPTDFLQEAEMPNYKYRTTDIVTFGNKLAYVIDFTQKENVETSLYKGQIYIETKSLSIIYAEFEVNLKDGNRKVNFIAKKSRRFKVIPVSATYRVSYKPAGEKYVLSHVRADLVFRIKQKRELFYGKYKTFFETVVLNVDTVNIEKFKREKVASKNLVFIDNGYTYDSDFWGANNFITPEKTISDAIEKIRVKLNFKK; the protein is encoded by the coding sequence ATGAAGAAGCTTGCATTAATAATATTAATGTGCTTTTCGGGAATAAGTTTTATTTATTCTCAAACTTCCCTGTCAAATAAATTTGTAACCATAAAAGCTAAAAACAAAAGCATTAAATTTGTTTTAAAACAAATTTCAAGTCAAACAGGTTATTTTTTCACTTATAGCCCGGATGTTATTCCCGAAAATAAAATTATTACATACTCTGCCAAAAACGCATCAATAAAAAGCACCCTTGATATGATATTGGCAGACAGCAGCTTAACATACAAAATTATAGAAGACCACATTATAATATGTAAGAAGCAACAAAGCAACTTTTTTAAGAAATCGGAAGGCAGTTCAAAAAATCAAATTTATATATCCGGAAAAATAACAGATAAAAGAACCGGAGCCCTGGTCCCGTATTCCTCAATCGGCATTTTGAATACCGGAATCGGAACCGTTTCAAACCAAAACGGGGTTTTCACATTCAAAATAGACAAATCACTAAAAGATTCAACCCTGTTTATTTCACACATAGGCTATAAAACTCAATTTATTACTGTTTCCGGAATAAAAAAAACCAAATATAATATTCAATTAATTGAAGATTTTATTTCTGTTCAAGAGGTTATTATCAGAACAGGCGATCCGGTAAAAATTCTAAAGCAAGCTTTAAAAAACAAACAAAAAAACTATCTTCAAAAACAGAGCATACTTACGGCTTTTTATCGTGAGGGGGTGATAAGAAAAAACCGTGTACTCAACTTTTCGGAGGCGGTCATTAAAATATACAAAACGCCTTATAAAGCATCTTTTAATTCAGATAAAATCAGCATTGAAAAATCTCGTAAAATTATTAATGCCGAACAAACAGATACACTTAACGTAAAGTTAAAAAACGGGTTGTATTCCGGATTAGAGCTTGATATCATCAAAAACCCGACAGATTTTCTTCAAGAGGCAGAAATGCCAAATTATAAGTACCGAACAACGGATATTGTAACTTTCGGAAATAAGCTGGCTTATGTTATTGATTTTACTCAAAAAGAAAATGTTGAAACCTCACTTTATAAAGGTCAAATTTATATTGAAACAAAAAGTTTGTCAATTATTTATGCCGAATTTGAAGTGAACTTAAAGGACGGAAACCGAAAAGTAAATTTTATTGCAAAAAAAAGCCGCCGTTTTAAAGTCATCCCTGTTTCTGCAACTTATAGGGTCAGCTATAAACCGGCAGGAGAAAAGTATGTTTTAAGTCATGTTCGTGCCGATTTAGTTTTCAGAATTAAGCAAAAAAGAGAGCTTTTTTACGGAAAATACAAAACCTTTTTCGAAACGGTTGTTTTGAATGTTGATACAGTTAATATCGAAAAATTTAAAAGAGAAAAAGTTGCTTCGAAAAACTTGGTTTTTATTGATAACGGCTATACCTATGATTCTGATTTTTGGGGAGCAAATAATTTTATAACGCCGGAAAAAACAATTTCGGATGCAATAGAAAAAA